The following coding sequences lie in one Bacillota bacterium genomic window:
- the rsgA gene encoding ribosome small subunit-dependent GTPase A — protein sequence MPFGQVVRFHGGFYFVMEQNTGVIRQCVRRGKLVKARICVGDLVVINEATPGRFVIEELLPRRTELVRPLVTNVEQALIVFAALEPEPNFQLLDTLIMISTIARIRPIICFNKIDLNPEINRLEEIKTYGLIGFHSVLTSAVTGEGVDELRAILTGYITVITGPSGVGKSSLLNAAEQGLRLKTGEINPKTRRGRHVTRLTELLPLRDGGFIVDTPGFTSIDIPEIPPAALGGYFPEIASRLGSCRFNNCLHLNEPDCTVQQAVKTGAIARFRYDSYCGLLNSITKQERTKRFD from the coding sequence TTGCCGTTTGGTCAGGTGGTACGGTTTCACGGTGGTTTTTATTTTGTAATGGAGCAAAACACCGGCGTAATACGACAATGCGTGCGCCGCGGCAAGCTTGTAAAGGCACGGATCTGTGTCGGGGATTTGGTGGTAATCAACGAGGCGACCCCGGGCAGATTTGTAATTGAAGAGCTTCTACCAAGGCGGACGGAGTTGGTCCGTCCTTTGGTTACTAACGTCGAACAGGCCTTGATCGTGTTCGCGGCGTTAGAGCCCGAACCCAATTTTCAGCTGCTGGACACTCTCATTATGATAAGCACAATTGCCCGTATACGGCCGATTATCTGTTTTAATAAAATCGATCTCAACCCGGAAATCAACCGCCTCGAAGAGATTAAGACTTACGGACTTATCGGTTTCCACTCTGTTTTAACCAGCGCCGTGACGGGTGAGGGAGTGGATGAGCTTCGCGCCATTTTAACCGGGTATATCACCGTAATCACCGGTCCATCGGGCGTCGGGAAGTCAAGCCTGTTAAACGCCGCCGAGCAAGGCCTCCGCCTTAAGACCGGCGAAATCAATCCCAAAACCCGACGCGGCCGCCACGTCACAAGACTGACCGAACTGCTTCCTTTAAGGGACGGCGGTTTTATTGTCGATACGCCAGGTTTTACGAGTATTGATATCCCTGAAATTCCTCCCGCCGCCCTCGGAGGATATTTCCCGGAAATAGCCTCAAGGCTGGGAAGTTGTAGGTTTAACAACTGTCTACACCTGAATGAACCTGATTGCACCGTGCAACAGGCCGTAAAAACCGGTGCCATCGCTCGTTTCAGGTACGACAGTTACTGCGGTCTTCTGAATAGTATAACCAAACAGGAAAGGACGAAGCGCTTTGATTAA
- the rpe gene encoding ribulose-phosphate 3-epimerase, whose translation MIKIAPSILAADFAHLADEVRKVEPAGVAYLHVDVMDGWFVPNITIGPEVVASLRSHTRLILDVHLMIAAPDRYLADFARAGADILTVHAEACPHLHRTLAAIRELGIRAGVALNPATPPEVLDYVLDLVDLILVMTVNPGFGGQEFLPAMLPKITYIKNALSLRNLQAEIEVDGGINVETAPKVIEYGANVLVAGSSVFRSPDPAKAVRDLLDVSTK comes from the coding sequence TTGATTAAAATAGCCCCTTCAATCTTAGCCGCGGATTTTGCCCATCTTGCAGACGAAGTCCGAAAGGTCGAACCGGCGGGTGTGGCTTACCTGCACGTCGACGTTATGGACGGCTGGTTTGTGCCGAATATCACCATTGGTCCGGAGGTTGTCGCCTCACTCCGGTCACATACCCGCCTTATTTTGGATGTACACCTCATGATTGCCGCGCCCGACCGCTATCTTGCTGACTTTGCGCGCGCCGGCGCAGACATACTTACGGTGCACGCCGAGGCGTGCCCCCACCTTCACCGAACACTCGCCGCGATCCGGGAACTGGGAATCAGGGCGGGAGTGGCACTGAATCCCGCTACCCCCCCCGAGGTATTAGACTACGTCTTAGACCTTGTTGATTTAATCCTCGTTATGACCGTCAACCCCGGATTTGGCGGGCAGGAGTTCCTACCCGCGATGCTGCCCAAGATCACCTATATCAAAAACGCCCTTTCGTTAAGGAACCTTCAGGCAGAAATCGAGGTCGACGGTGGAATAAACGTGGAAACCGCTCCCAAGGTGATAGAATACGGGGCAAATGTTCTGGTGGCGGGCTCCTCGGTGTTTCGTTCCCCGGACCCGGCAAAAGCGGTGAGAGACCTTTTAGACGTATCAACCAAGTGA
- a CDS encoding redox-sensing transcriptional repressor Rex: MKVMRVPEATVSRLSIYSRYLDRLDKIGVVTVSSGEIAKGVGVSPAQVRKDLAYFGEFGTRGVGYNVKDLTRYILKILGLTQLWPVVLVGAGNLGTALCAYRGFKDRGFNIVGVFDNDLLKIGKHIQDLEVLPIEKVPEVVAEHGVRIGIIAVPQSATQPVADLLVKSGVEALLTFGPAVVQADENIIIRNVDLSIKLEILTFNLGFKELQPSYWFEPKL; the protein is encoded by the coding sequence TTGAAGGTAATGCGTGTTCCGGAGGCGACGGTAAGCAGGTTGTCGATTTATTCACGCTATCTTGACCGACTGGACAAAATCGGCGTGGTGACTGTTTCCTCCGGTGAGATTGCCAAAGGTGTTGGAGTCAGCCCCGCGCAGGTGCGCAAAGACCTTGCCTATTTCGGCGAGTTTGGCACGCGGGGCGTCGGTTATAACGTAAAAGATCTTACGCGTTACATTTTAAAGATTCTGGGACTAACCCAGTTATGGCCTGTGGTGCTGGTAGGAGCGGGGAACCTTGGCACAGCGCTGTGTGCATACCGCGGATTTAAGGATCGTGGTTTTAATATCGTCGGCGTTTTTGATAACGATCTTTTGAAGATAGGCAAGCACATCCAAGATCTTGAGGTTCTGCCCATTGAAAAGGTTCCCGAAGTGGTGGCGGAACACGGCGTGCGTATCGGTATTATCGCCGTGCCTCAATCAGCCACGCAACCGGTGGCAGACCTTCTGGTAAAAAGCGGGGTGGAAGCGCTTCTCACCTTCGGACCCGCCGTGGTCCAGGCCGACGAGAACATAATCATTAGGAATGTTGACCTTTCTATAAAACTGGAGATCCTGACCTTCAATCTCGGATTTAAGGAACTGCAGCCATCCTACTGGTTCGAGCCGAAACTTTAA
- a CDS encoding Stp1/IreP family PP2C-type Ser/Thr phosphatase, with product MEWIARSEKGLVRPNNEDNLLTFPEIGLFAVADGMGGHQAGEVASRLAIECLKITLSQGIRTDPLPQLMTAAGEANRVVYAAAQENKEYGGMGTTLTACVIQAQSLYWVHIGDSRGYLIRNDEITQFTRDHSLVSTYVRQGKLTPEEAESHPYRNVLSRALGTEPATSMDSGSVNVFTGDRIVLCTDGLTNHLAAEDILNLLRQGGLEEQAGALIDLALERGGKDNVTLILISITD from the coding sequence GTGGAGTGGATCGCACGAAGTGAAAAGGGGCTCGTAAGGCCGAATAATGAGGATAATCTCCTTACTTTTCCGGAAATCGGCCTTTTCGCAGTAGCCGACGGTATGGGAGGGCACCAGGCGGGAGAGGTGGCCAGCCGGCTTGCTATCGAATGCCTGAAAATAACCTTGAGCCAGGGAATCCGCACCGATCCGCTGCCGCAACTGATGACCGCCGCCGGTGAGGCGAACCGGGTTGTATACGCCGCCGCTCAGGAGAATAAAGAGTACGGCGGAATGGGAACCACCTTAACCGCCTGCGTCATCCAGGCTCAATCGCTTTACTGGGTGCATATCGGAGACAGCAGGGGATACCTGATACGGAACGATGAGATAACCCAATTTACACGGGACCACTCCCTGGTGTCAACTTATGTCCGCCAGGGAAAACTTACACCGGAGGAAGCGGAAAGCCACCCTTACCGGAATGTCTTAAGCCGCGCCCTGGGCACCGAGCCCGCTACATCAATGGACAGCGGTTCGGTTAACGTTTTTACGGGCGACAGGATCGTATTATGCACCGATGGTTTGACGAATCACCTTGCCGCTGAAGACATCCTTAACCTGCTCAGGCAAGGCGGCTTGGAGGAGCAGGCAGGCGCTCTTATAGACCTTGCCCTTGAACGCGGGGGCAAGGATAACGTCACGTTAATTCTGATAAGCATTACAGATTGA
- a CDS encoding PASTA domain-containing protein encodes MIDRVLGKRYKILQELGGGGMAVVYKGQDLLLNRFVTIKILRDEFTKDQDFIRRFRHEARAVASLSHPNIVSVFDVGSDDGIQYLVMEFVEGQNLKSLIKEGKANLSLAMVVARDICDALDHAHTRGIVHRDVKPHNILITATGRAKLTDFGIARAVGGTTLSATKTLLGSVQYISPEQARGEPADARSDIYSLGAVLYETLTGKPPFTGDNPVAVAIKHIQDNPVPVCKVNPDVPAALAAIVEKAMAKNPPMRFQSVKAMASEISELLDDLPWDNLNERWGDIIRRKRRLKPVGYVVLGAVFLLLLFGSWWAVKWYLYVPEVVVPDVKGQNVSMAQQTLSENGLRSQVQEINSTDVEKGKVIRQDIEPGSRVKKGRLITLIASLGPQMCTVPDVRDKLLQDAEMILVNEGFNVASRTEVFSDDVPAGLVSDQDPVPGVTRPKDSDVKLFVSRGPKPVLKSVPSVIGLTLDTAREKLTQTGFILGETIGKQTSTQYPVGYVTAQDPAAGASLEAGKAVNVTLSEGPGPTPKQATVRLQMPNDGQDHSLRITVNDSRGLVEAYNASQPANERVTETVTYYGPATISVYLDGRLVSEQNLS; translated from the coding sequence ATGATTGACCGGGTGTTAGGGAAGCGCTACAAGATCTTGCAGGAACTAGGCGGCGGCGGGATGGCTGTGGTATACAAGGGACAGGACCTGCTGCTGAACCGTTTCGTCACCATTAAGATACTGCGGGATGAATTCACCAAAGACCAGGACTTTATCCGCCGTTTCCGCCATGAAGCGCGTGCAGTGGCAAGTTTGTCGCACCCAAACATCGTAAGTGTCTTTGACGTCGGCAGCGATGACGGGATTCAATATCTTGTAATGGAGTTTGTCGAAGGGCAGAACCTTAAATCACTTATTAAAGAAGGAAAAGCGAACCTGAGCCTCGCCATGGTGGTGGCGCGCGACATTTGCGACGCGCTGGACCACGCCCACACCAGGGGCATCGTCCATCGCGACGTCAAGCCTCATAATATCCTGATTACCGCGACAGGAAGAGCCAAGCTTACCGATTTCGGCATTGCACGCGCTGTGGGTGGAACCACGTTATCCGCCACCAAGACCCTTCTGGGTTCCGTGCAGTACATCTCTCCCGAACAGGCCCGGGGAGAACCCGCGGATGCCCGGTCGGATATATACTCCCTCGGCGCCGTTCTTTACGAGACACTCACCGGGAAACCGCCCTTCACCGGTGATAATCCGGTTGCGGTCGCAATCAAACATATCCAGGATAATCCGGTTCCGGTCTGCAAAGTAAATCCTGATGTTCCGGCGGCGCTCGCGGCAATTGTTGAAAAGGCGATGGCCAAGAACCCGCCCATGCGTTTTCAATCGGTAAAAGCCATGGCGTCGGAGATCAGTGAATTACTGGACGACTTGCCCTGGGACAACCTTAACGAACGGTGGGGTGATATAATAAGGCGCAAGCGACGCTTAAAGCCAGTCGGTTACGTTGTTTTAGGCGCTGTCTTTTTATTATTGCTTTTCGGCAGCTGGTGGGCGGTCAAATGGTACCTTTATGTTCCCGAAGTTGTCGTTCCCGACGTCAAGGGGCAAAACGTTAGTATGGCGCAACAAACACTCAGCGAAAACGGATTGCGCTCCCAGGTCCAGGAGATAAACAGCACCGATGTAGAAAAAGGTAAGGTTATAAGACAGGACATAGAGCCCGGGAGCCGGGTGAAGAAAGGACGGCTTATAACTCTTATTGCCAGCCTGGGACCACAGATGTGCACCGTTCCCGATGTCAGGGACAAACTGCTTCAAGACGCGGAAATGATTCTCGTGAACGAAGGTTTCAATGTTGCATCGCGCACGGAAGTCTTCAGCGACGATGTTCCTGCCGGTCTTGTCTCGGACCAGGACCCGGTCCCGGGTGTAACGCGTCCCAAAGATAGCGACGTTAAGCTTTTCGTCAGCAGGGGGCCGAAACCGGTTCTAAAGTCCGTACCCAGTGTTATCGGATTGACCCTCGATACCGCAAGGGAGAAACTGACCCAGACGGGTTTCATTCTCGGCGAAACCATCGGCAAGCAGACAAGCACCCAGTACCCGGTGGGATATGTGACGGCTCAAGATCCTGCGGCCGGCGCAAGCCTTGAAGCCGGAAAGGCGGTTAATGTTACTTTAAGCGAAGGCCCCGGTCCTACGCCCAAGCAGGCGACCGTCAGGCTTCAAATGCCGAACGACGGGCAGGATCACTCGCTGCGAATAACGGTAAACGACTCCCGCGGTCTAGTGGAAGCTTACAATGCATCCCAGCCCGCCAATGAGCGTGTGACTGAAACGGTTACATACTACGGACCGGCGACCATCTCCGTTTACCTGGACGGCCGGCTTGTGAGTGAACAAAACCTTTCGTAA